The Pelodiscus sinensis isolate JC-2024 chromosome 6, ASM4963464v1, whole genome shotgun sequence genome has a segment encoding these proteins:
- the HMGCS1 gene encoding hydroxymethylglutaryl-CoA synthase, cytoplasmic isoform X1: protein MQHLDPSACKSSTTMPGSLPVNAEACWPKDVGIVALEIYFPSQYVDQTELEKFDGVDAGKYTIGLGQSKMGFCSDREDINSLCLTVVQKLMERNSLSYDCIGRLEVGTETIIDKSKSVKTVLMQLFEDSGNTDVEGIDTTNACYGGTAAIFNAVNWVESSSWDGRYALVVAGDIAVYATGNARPTGGAGAVAMLIGPNAPLIFERGLRGTHMQHAYDFYKPDMVSEYPVVDGKLSIQCYLSALDRCYFVYRNKIRAQWQKEGSDRDFTLNDFGFMIFHSPYCKLVQKSVARLLLNDFLSDQNSKPENGIYSGLEAFRDIKLEDTYFDRDVEKAFMKASSELFNQKTKASLLVSSQNGNMYTPSVYGCLASLLAQCSPQQLAGQRIGVFSYGSGFAATLYSIRVTQDATPGSSLDKITSSLSDLKTRLDSRKCIAPDVFAENMKIRQETHHLANYIPQCSVDDLFEGTWYLVRVDEKHRRTYARRPVLGDGPLEAGAEVVHPNVVHELIPSPAKKMPRIPATTDSEAIAVSISNGEH from the exons ATGCAGCATCTTGATCCAAGTGCCTGTAAGAG ctCTACCACAATGCCTGGATCCCTTCCTGTGAATGCTGAAGCCTGTTGGCCAAAAGATGTGGGAATTGTTGCACTGGAGATCTATTTTCCTTCTCAGTATGTTGACCAGACAGAATTGGAAAAATTTGATGGTGTGGATGCTGGGAAGTATACCATTGGTTTGGGTCAATCGAAGATGGGATTCTGCTCAGATAGAGAGGATATCAACTCACTCTGTTTGACTGTGGTACAGAAGCTTATGGAGCGGAATAGTCTCTCCTACGATTGCATTGGGAGATTAGAAGTTGGAACAGAGACAATCATTGACAAATCAAAATCTGTAAAGACTGTCTTGATGCAGCTCTTTGAGGATTCTGGTAATACTGATGTAGAAGGGATCGACACAACAAATGCATGCTATGGAGGCACTGCTGCTATCTTTAATGCTGTTAACTGGGTTGAGTCTAGTTCTTGGGATG GTCGTTATGCGCTTGTTGTTGCTGGAGACATAGCTGTGTATGCCACTGGGAATGCCAGGCCAACTGGTGGAGCTGGTGCTGTTGCTATGTTAATTGGTCCAAATGCACCTTTAATTTTTGAGAGAG gaCTGCGTGGGACCCATATGCAGCATGCTTATGACTTTTACAAGCCAGATATGGTGTCTGAGTATCCTGTGGTTGATGGTAAACTATCTATTCAGTGCTACCTCAGTGCATTAGATCGCTGCTATTTTGTCTATCGCAACAAAATCCGTGCTCAGTGGCAAAAAG AAGGAAGTGACAGAGACTTTACCTTGAATGACTTTGGCTTCATGATCTTCCATTCTCCATATTGTAAACTTGTACAAAAATCTGTGGCTCGACTGTTGTTGAATGATTTTCTTAGTGACCAGAACTCTAAACCAGAAAATGGTATTTATAGTGGCTTGGAAGCTTTCAG ggaCATAAAACTGGAGGATACTTATTTTGACAGAGATGTGGAAAAGGCCTTTATGAAAGCTAGTTCTGAACTCTTTAATCAGAAAACCAAAGCTTCTTTACTTGTATCCAGTCAAAATGGAAACATGTACACCCCCTCAGTCTATGGCTGCCTTGCTTCTCTTCTAGCACA GTGCTCCCCACAGCAGCTAGCAGGACAGAGAATTGGTGTGTTCTCCTATGGTTCTGGTTTTGCTGCTACACTCTATTCCATTAGAGTTACACAGGATGCCACACCTG GTTCTTCCCTGGATAAAATAACTTCTAGCCTATCTGATCTGAAAACACGACTTGACTCAAGAAAGTGTATTGCACCAGATGTTTTTGCTGAAAACATGAAGATTAGACAGGAAACTCATCACTTGG CAAACTACATTCCACAGTGTTCAGTGGATGATCTGTTTGAGGGAACATGGTACCTAGTGCGAGTGGATGAAAAACACAGAAGAACTTATGCTCGACGTCCAGTGCTCGGTGATGGACCCTTGGAAGCAGGAGCTGAGGTTGTCCATCCAAACGTAGTTCATgag CTTATCCCAAGCCCTGCTAAGAAAATGCCAAGAATTCCTGCAACAACAGATTCTGAAGCTATTGCTGTCTCTATTTCCAATGGAGAACATTAA
- the HMGCS1 gene encoding hydroxymethylglutaryl-CoA synthase, cytoplasmic isoform X2, with translation MGFRNVSTTMPGSLPVNAEACWPKDVGIVALEIYFPSQYVDQTELEKFDGVDAGKYTIGLGQSKMGFCSDREDINSLCLTVVQKLMERNSLSYDCIGRLEVGTETIIDKSKSVKTVLMQLFEDSGNTDVEGIDTTNACYGGTAAIFNAVNWVESSSWDGRYALVVAGDIAVYATGNARPTGGAGAVAMLIGPNAPLIFERGLRGTHMQHAYDFYKPDMVSEYPVVDGKLSIQCYLSALDRCYFVYRNKIRAQWQKEGSDRDFTLNDFGFMIFHSPYCKLVQKSVARLLLNDFLSDQNSKPENGIYSGLEAFRDIKLEDTYFDRDVEKAFMKASSELFNQKTKASLLVSSQNGNMYTPSVYGCLASLLAQCSPQQLAGQRIGVFSYGSGFAATLYSIRVTQDATPGSSLDKITSSLSDLKTRLDSRKCIAPDVFAENMKIRQETHHLANYIPQCSVDDLFEGTWYLVRVDEKHRRTYARRPVLGDGPLEAGAEVVHPNVVHELIPSPAKKMPRIPATTDSEAIAVSISNGEH, from the exons ctCTACCACAATGCCTGGATCCCTTCCTGTGAATGCTGAAGCCTGTTGGCCAAAAGATGTGGGAATTGTTGCACTGGAGATCTATTTTCCTTCTCAGTATGTTGACCAGACAGAATTGGAAAAATTTGATGGTGTGGATGCTGGGAAGTATACCATTGGTTTGGGTCAATCGAAGATGGGATTCTGCTCAGATAGAGAGGATATCAACTCACTCTGTTTGACTGTGGTACAGAAGCTTATGGAGCGGAATAGTCTCTCCTACGATTGCATTGGGAGATTAGAAGTTGGAACAGAGACAATCATTGACAAATCAAAATCTGTAAAGACTGTCTTGATGCAGCTCTTTGAGGATTCTGGTAATACTGATGTAGAAGGGATCGACACAACAAATGCATGCTATGGAGGCACTGCTGCTATCTTTAATGCTGTTAACTGGGTTGAGTCTAGTTCTTGGGATG GTCGTTATGCGCTTGTTGTTGCTGGAGACATAGCTGTGTATGCCACTGGGAATGCCAGGCCAACTGGTGGAGCTGGTGCTGTTGCTATGTTAATTGGTCCAAATGCACCTTTAATTTTTGAGAGAG gaCTGCGTGGGACCCATATGCAGCATGCTTATGACTTTTACAAGCCAGATATGGTGTCTGAGTATCCTGTGGTTGATGGTAAACTATCTATTCAGTGCTACCTCAGTGCATTAGATCGCTGCTATTTTGTCTATCGCAACAAAATCCGTGCTCAGTGGCAAAAAG AAGGAAGTGACAGAGACTTTACCTTGAATGACTTTGGCTTCATGATCTTCCATTCTCCATATTGTAAACTTGTACAAAAATCTGTGGCTCGACTGTTGTTGAATGATTTTCTTAGTGACCAGAACTCTAAACCAGAAAATGGTATTTATAGTGGCTTGGAAGCTTTCAG ggaCATAAAACTGGAGGATACTTATTTTGACAGAGATGTGGAAAAGGCCTTTATGAAAGCTAGTTCTGAACTCTTTAATCAGAAAACCAAAGCTTCTTTACTTGTATCCAGTCAAAATGGAAACATGTACACCCCCTCAGTCTATGGCTGCCTTGCTTCTCTTCTAGCACA GTGCTCCCCACAGCAGCTAGCAGGACAGAGAATTGGTGTGTTCTCCTATGGTTCTGGTTTTGCTGCTACACTCTATTCCATTAGAGTTACACAGGATGCCACACCTG GTTCTTCCCTGGATAAAATAACTTCTAGCCTATCTGATCTGAAAACACGACTTGACTCAAGAAAGTGTATTGCACCAGATGTTTTTGCTGAAAACATGAAGATTAGACAGGAAACTCATCACTTGG CAAACTACATTCCACAGTGTTCAGTGGATGATCTGTTTGAGGGAACATGGTACCTAGTGCGAGTGGATGAAAAACACAGAAGAACTTATGCTCGACGTCCAGTGCTCGGTGATGGACCCTTGGAAGCAGGAGCTGAGGTTGTCCATCCAAACGTAGTTCATgag CTTATCCCAAGCCCTGCTAAGAAAATGCCAAGAATTCCTGCAACAACAGATTCTGAAGCTATTGCTGTCTCTATTTCCAATGGAGAACATTAA